In Zonotrichia albicollis isolate bZonAlb1 chromosome 26, bZonAlb1.hap1, whole genome shotgun sequence, a genomic segment contains:
- the VDAC3 gene encoding non-selective voltage-gated ion channel VDAC3 produces the protein MACPPSYSDLGKSARDVFNKGYGFGMVKLELKTKSSSGVEFNAVGSSNTDTGKASGSLETKYKDKCHGLTFTQKWNTDNTLGTEICVENKMVEGVKVALDTTFVPNTGKKSGKLKTTYKRDYVHVGCSVDIDLSGPTVYGWAVVGYEGWLAGYQTAFDTAKYKITQRNFALGYKAEDFQLHTNVNDGTEFGGSIYQKVTNKVETSVNLAWTAGSNNTRFGIAGRYQLDEKSSVAAKVNNASLIGIGYTHTLRPGVKLTLSGLIDGKNFTAGGHKLGLAFELEA, from the exons ATGGCTTGCCCACCGTCGTACAGTGACTTGGGAAAGTCTGCCAGGGATGTTTTCAACAAGGGATATG GATTTGGAATGGTCAAGTTGGAGTTGAAGACCAAGTCTTCCAGTGGGGTG GAATTCAATGCAGTCGGTTCTTCCAACACGGACACGGGCAAGGCTTCGGGCAGTCTAGAGACCAAATACAAGGACAAATGCCACGGACTCACATTCACTCAGAAGTGGAACACAGACAACACATTGGGAACAGAAATTTGTGTCGAGAACAAA ATGGTTGAGGGGGTGAAGGTGGCTCTTGACACTACATTTGTACCAAACACAGG GAAGAAGAGCGGGAAGTTGAAGACCACCTACAAGAGGGATTATGTGCACGTGGGCTGCAGCGTGGACATCGACCTCTCGGGGCCCACTGTGTatggctgggctgtggtgggCTACGAgggctggctggctggctacCAGACAGCTTTTGACACAGCCAAGTACAAGATCACACAAAGGAACTTTGCCTTGGGCTACAAGGCAGAGGACTTCCAGCTGCACACTAACGT GAACGATGGCACTGAGTTTGGTGGGTCTATTTATCAGAAGGTCACCAACAAGGTTGAGACATCAGTGAACCTGGCCTGGACCGCTGGCAGTAACAACACACGCTTTGGCATTGCTGGCAGGTACCAGCTGGATGAAAAGTCTTCTGTTGCG GCCAAAGTGAACAATGCCAGCCTCATTGGAATTGGTTACACTCATACCCTCCGACCTG GTGTGAAGCTGACACTCTCAGGCTTGATTGATGGCAAGAATTTCACTGCTGGAGGTCACAAACTCGGGCTGGCATTTGAGCTGGAAGCTTAA
- the POLB gene encoding DNA polymerase beta, whose product MSKRKAPQESLNEGITDFLIELANYERNVNRAIHKYNAYRKAASVISRYPSKIQSGAEAKKLDGVGAKIAEKIDEFLSTGKLRKLEKIRQDDTSSSINFLTRVTGIGPAAARKFVEEGIKTLEDLRKIEHKLTHHQRIGLKYFEDFEKRIPREEMLQMQEIVLREIEKLDPSYIATVCGSFRRGAESSGDMDVLLTHPSFTSESTKQSKLLHKVVEQLEKVHFITDVLSKGDTKFMGVCQLPDKGDGTAHPHRRIDIRLIPKDQYYCGVLYFTGSDIFNKNMRAHALEMGFTINEYTIRRLGVTGVAGEALPVECEKDIFDYIQWKYREPKDRSE is encoded by the exons ATGAGCAAGCGCAAAGCTCCCCAGGAGAGCCTCAATGAAGGCATCACCGATTTCCTCATCG AGCTCGCCAACTACGAGCGCAACGTGAACCGGGCCATCCACAAGTACAACGCGTACAG GAAAGCGGCCTCGGTCATATCACGGTATCCCAGCAAGATACAGAGTGGGGCTGAAGCCAAGAAGCTG GATGGAGTGGGTGCTAAAATAGCTGAAAAGATAGATGAGTTCTTATCCACTGGAAAGCTACGTAAATTGGAAAAG ATTCGGCAGGATGATACAAGCTCTTCTATCAATTTCCTGACACGAGTCACTGGCATTGG tcctgctgctgccaggaagTTTGTTGAGGAAGGAATTAAGACTTTAGAAG atctgAGAAAAATTGAGCACAAGCTGACGCATCACCAGCGAATTGGGTTGAA ATACTTTGAAGATTTTGAGAAGAGAATCCCGAGGGAAGAAATGCTGCAAATGCAG GAAATTGTGCTCAGAGAGATAGAGAAACTGGACCCAAGCTACATTGCTACAGTGTGTGGCAGTTTCAGGCGAG GTGCAGAGTCAAGTGGTGACATGGATGTTCTCCTGACCCATCCCAGTTTCACATCAGAATCAACCAAACAG TCAAAACTTTTGCATAAAGTTGTAGAACAGCTGGAAAAAGTCCATTTTATCACAGATGTGCTGTCTAAAGGGGACACCAAATTCATG GGAGTGTGCCAGCTGCCAGATAAAGGGGATGGAACAGCTCATCCACACCGCAGGATTGACATCAG gCTTATCCCCAAAGATCAGTATTACTGTGGTGTGCTGTATTTCACAGGCAGTGATATATTCAATAAGAACATGAGAGCTCATGCTCTGGAGATGGGGTTCACCATCAATGAGTACACAATCCGCCGCCTGGGAGTGACGG GAGTTGCTGGAGAGGCCCTGCCAGTGGAATgtgaaaaagacatttttgaTTATATCCAGTGGAAATACCGAGAGCCAAAGGACCGGAGTGAATAA